The proteins below come from a single Kitasatospora sp. NBC_00315 genomic window:
- a CDS encoding LacI family DNA-binding transcriptional regulator, with product MQHRVTIRDVAARAGVSAGAVSLALNDRPGVSEATRRRIVEAAGALGWSPNLAARSLARSPGVHTIGMAIGRDAVGMGLDAVHMALIGGVESVLAERPCSLLLHLTAGPESEIALHKQWWQSGRVNGAVLIAVAPEDPRIAPLHRLGMPVVAVAHPDHSGPFPAVWSDDGAAITEVVRYLAILGHRRIAHVAGPATLGSSRVRATAFEAGAAELSLEAARSVPTDLSARQGASVTRTLLAGPDRPTAILYDNDIMAVAGLAAAGELGLRVPEDVSLVAWDDSDLCRITWPTLSALSHDPFAFGAEVARCLLQLLDTGHAESRVHGTPVLVPRGTTGPPPRRS from the coding sequence ATGCAGCACCGGGTGACGATCCGCGACGTCGCCGCCCGCGCCGGCGTCTCGGCCGGCGCCGTCTCGCTCGCCCTGAACGACCGCCCCGGCGTCTCGGAGGCGACCCGTCGCCGGATCGTCGAGGCCGCCGGCGCGCTCGGCTGGTCGCCGAACCTGGCGGCCCGGTCGCTGGCCCGGAGCCCCGGCGTGCACACCATCGGGATGGCGATCGGCCGGGACGCGGTGGGCATGGGTCTGGACGCCGTCCACATGGCCCTGATCGGCGGTGTCGAGAGCGTACTGGCCGAACGCCCGTGCTCACTGCTGCTGCACCTGACCGCCGGCCCGGAGTCGGAGATCGCGCTCCACAAGCAGTGGTGGCAGTCCGGCCGGGTCAACGGCGCGGTGCTGATCGCCGTGGCGCCCGAGGATCCCCGGATCGCACCCCTGCACCGGCTGGGCATGCCGGTGGTCGCCGTCGCCCATCCCGACCACAGCGGCCCGTTCCCGGCCGTGTGGAGCGACGACGGGGCGGCGATCACCGAGGTGGTCCGCTACCTCGCCATCCTCGGTCATCGGCGGATCGCCCACGTGGCGGGGCCCGCGACGCTCGGCAGCTCCCGGGTGCGCGCCACGGCGTTCGAGGCCGGCGCGGCCGAGCTGTCGTTGGAGGCGGCCCGGAGCGTGCCCACGGACCTGTCCGCGCGCCAGGGCGCGTCGGTGACCCGGACGCTGCTCGCCGGCCCGGACCGGCCCACCGCGATCCTCTACGACAACGACATCATGGCCGTGGCCGGTCTGGCGGCGGCCGGGGAGCTGGGCCTGCGCGTCCCCGAGGACGTCTCGCTGGTGGCCTGGGACGACTCCGACCTGTGCCGGATCACCTGGCCCACACTGTCCGCCCTCAGCCACGACCCGTTCGCCTTCGGCGCCGAGGTGGCCCGCTGCCTGCTCCAGCTCCTGGACACCGGGCACGCCGAATCGCGCGTGCACGGCACCCCCGTACTGGTCCCACGGGGCACCACCGGCCCACCGCCGCGACGGTCCTAG
- the manA gene encoding mannose-6-phosphate isomerase, class I, which translates to MTHSPPAAALLSNRIRPYAWGSRTAIARLTGREPGVLPEAELWMGAHPAAPSLLDRGTGPEPLDEIIARDPVRELGERVTERFGPRLPFLLKVLAAEHALSVQVHPTTAQAEAGFAAEQAAGVPLDAPHRLYKDPHHKPELLCALDEFDALCGFREPAATADLLAGLDLPVLDRWIGVLRATDPERALRTVLTEALGTDRPRGTAAATALAPALADAARMPGPHARSYAAYAAAARDYPADPGLIAALLLNHVRLLPGEALYLDAGVPHAYLHGTGVEVMANSDNVLRCGLTPKHVDVEALAAVVDFRPGPPSLVPAVADEHGELHHRAPAAEFALSRLDVAGTRSLDGDGPQILLCTGGSAELHQGAGKPLALRRGDSVFLPAAGAPVELTGSAHFHRARVPGRAGR; encoded by the coding sequence ATGACCCATTCCCCGCCCGCCGCCGCTCTGCTGAGCAACCGGATCCGCCCCTACGCGTGGGGATCCCGGACGGCCATCGCCCGGCTGACCGGCCGTGAGCCCGGCGTCCTGCCCGAGGCGGAGCTGTGGATGGGCGCCCACCCGGCGGCCCCCTCGCTACTGGACCGCGGCACCGGGCCGGAACCACTGGACGAGATCATCGCCCGCGACCCGGTGCGGGAGCTCGGCGAGCGCGTCACCGAGCGGTTCGGACCCCGCCTGCCGTTCCTGCTGAAGGTCCTCGCCGCCGAGCACGCGCTCTCCGTCCAGGTCCATCCGACGACCGCGCAGGCCGAGGCCGGATTCGCAGCCGAACAGGCGGCGGGGGTGCCCCTCGACGCGCCGCACCGCCTCTACAAGGATCCGCACCACAAGCCCGAACTGCTGTGCGCGCTCGACGAGTTCGACGCCCTGTGCGGCTTCCGCGAGCCCGCCGCCACCGCGGACCTGCTGGCCGGGCTCGACCTGCCGGTGCTCGACCGCTGGATCGGCGTGCTGCGCGCCACCGATCCCGAGCGCGCCCTGCGCACCGTGCTCACCGAGGCGCTCGGCACCGACCGTCCCAGGGGAACGGCCGCCGCCACCGCACTGGCCCCCGCCCTGGCGGACGCCGCCCGTATGCCAGGACCGCACGCCCGCAGCTACGCCGCCTACGCGGCCGCCGCCCGGGACTACCCGGCCGACCCGGGGCTGATCGCGGCGCTGCTGCTCAACCACGTCCGACTGCTGCCCGGCGAGGCGCTGTACCTGGACGCCGGCGTCCCGCACGCCTACCTGCACGGCACCGGGGTGGAGGTCATGGCCAACTCCGACAACGTCCTGCGCTGCGGCCTGACGCCCAAGCACGTCGACGTCGAGGCGCTGGCGGCGGTGGTCGACTTCCGGCCCGGCCCGCCGTCCCTCGTCCCGGCCGTCGCGGACGAGCACGGGGAGCTCCACCACCGGGCACCGGCCGCCGAGTTCGCCCTCTCCCGGCTGGACGTCGCCGGCACCCGCTCCCTCGACGGCGACGGCCCGCAGATCCTGCTGTGCACCGGGGGAAGCGCCGAACTCCACCAGGGCGCGGGCAAGCCGCTCGCCCTCCGCCGGGGTGACAGCGTCTTCCTCCCGGCCGCCGGGGCCCCGGTCGAACTGACCGGCAGCGCCCACTTCCACCGCGCCCGCGTCCCCGGCCGCGCCGGCCGCTGA
- a CDS encoding LacI family DNA-binding transcriptional regulator, which yields MSVRVTIRDVAARAGVSAGAVSLALNDRPGLSAPTRERIRAAAAELGWIPSQAARSLGSRGDRTDTVGLVIARPARQLGLEPFFMEFISGIESVLEVRAATLLLRLVRDREQETAVHREWWRTRRVSGSVLVDLTEDDPRIPALARLGMPVVAAGHCGLAGDDLTAVWTDDAAAIEEAVRYLALLGHRRIARVGGDPALGHTVIRSRALERITAELGLDEPRSLPTDFSGHAGARATRMLLASGDQRPTAIIYDNDIMAVASLSVAAEFGLHVPRDLSLIAWDDSQLCRLTHPTLSAMSHDVHGFGAQVARSLFDLVDRLPVSSGPAATPVLVPRGSTAPAGAS from the coding sequence GTGAGCGTGCGCGTCACCATCAGGGACGTCGCAGCCCGGGCGGGAGTGTCCGCCGGAGCGGTGTCCCTGGCCCTCAACGACCGCCCCGGCCTCTCCGCCCCCACCCGGGAGCGGATCCGCGCGGCCGCGGCCGAACTCGGCTGGATCCCCAGCCAGGCCGCGCGCAGCCTGGGCAGCCGGGGTGACCGGACCGACACCGTCGGACTGGTCATCGCCCGGCCCGCCCGACAGCTGGGCCTGGAACCGTTCTTCATGGAGTTCATCTCCGGCATCGAGAGCGTCCTGGAGGTGCGGGCGGCGACCCTGCTGCTGCGGCTGGTGCGCGACCGGGAGCAGGAGACCGCCGTCCACCGGGAGTGGTGGAGGACCCGCAGGGTCAGCGGTTCTGTCCTGGTCGACCTCACCGAGGACGACCCCCGGATCCCCGCGCTCGCCCGGCTGGGCATGCCCGTTGTCGCGGCCGGGCACTGCGGGCTCGCAGGGGACGACCTCACCGCGGTGTGGACCGACGACGCCGCCGCCATCGAGGAGGCGGTCCGCTACCTCGCCCTGCTCGGCCACCGCCGGATCGCCCGGGTCGGCGGCGACCCCGCACTCGGCCACACCGTGATCCGCTCGCGCGCGCTGGAGCGGATCACGGCCGAACTCGGCCTGGACGAGCCGCGCAGCCTGCCCACCGACTTCTCCGGACACGCGGGAGCCCGCGCCACCAGGATGCTCCTCGCCTCGGGCGACCAGCGGCCCACGGCGATCATCTACGACAACGACATCATGGCCGTCGCCAGCCTCTCGGTCGCCGCCGAGTTCGGCCTGCATGTACCCCGGGACCTCAGCCTGATCGCCTGGGACGACTCCCAGCTGTGTCGGCTCACTCACCCGACCCTGTCGGCGATGAGCCATGACGTCCACGGGTTCGGCGCGCAGGTCGCCCGCAGTCTCTTCGACCTCGTCGACCGCCTGCCCGTCTCCTCCGGGCCCGCCGCGACCCCGGTCCTCGTCCCCCGCGGCAGCACCGCCCCCGCCGGCGCGTCCTGA
- a CDS encoding carbohydrate ABC transporter permease: MTTTATPQTRSPRRTPAPRAALAGAAKYLSLVLAAGVVVVPLVVILLTSLKTGQEVGTGGPLTLPHDWFNLDNYVNAFQQGNMLQAFVNTTIILVVSTAGTVLIGSMTAYAIDRFEFRFKKLVVGLFLVATLVPGVTTQVATFQIVNDLGAFNTRWAPILLYLGTDIVSIYVFLQFIRSIPVSLDEAARLDGANSFTIYRRIILPMLKPAIATVVIVKGITVYNDFYIPFLYMPSSELGTISTSLFRFKGPFGAHWETISAGTVLVILPTLIVFLALQRFIYSGFSAGATK, encoded by the coding sequence GTGACCACCACCGCCACCCCGCAGACCCGCTCACCCCGGCGGACACCCGCTCCCCGTGCCGCCCTGGCCGGCGCCGCGAAGTACCTGTCACTCGTCCTGGCCGCCGGCGTCGTCGTCGTCCCCCTCGTGGTGATCCTCCTCACCTCGCTGAAGACCGGCCAGGAGGTCGGTACCGGCGGACCGCTGACGCTGCCGCACGACTGGTTCAACCTCGACAACTACGTGAACGCCTTCCAGCAGGGCAACATGCTGCAGGCGTTCGTCAACACCACGATCATCCTGGTCGTCTCCACGGCCGGCACCGTACTGATCGGGTCGATGACCGCCTACGCCATCGACCGGTTCGAGTTCCGCTTCAAGAAGCTGGTCGTGGGGCTGTTCCTGGTCGCCACGCTCGTCCCCGGCGTCACCACGCAGGTCGCGACCTTCCAGATCGTCAACGACCTCGGGGCGTTCAACACCCGGTGGGCGCCGATCCTGCTGTACCTCGGCACCGACATCGTCTCGATCTACGTCTTCCTGCAGTTCATCCGCTCCATCCCGGTCTCCCTGGACGAGGCGGCCCGGCTCGACGGCGCCAACTCCTTCACCATCTACCGGCGGATCATCCTGCCGATGCTCAAGCCGGCGATCGCCACCGTGGTCATCGTCAAGGGCATCACCGTCTACAACGACTTCTACATCCCCTTCCTCTACATGCCCTCCTCGGAGCTCGGGACGATCTCCACCTCCCTGTTCCGCTTCAAGGGTCCGTTCGGCGCGCACTGGGAGACCATCTCGGCGGGCACCGTCCTCGTCATCCTTCCCACCCTCATCGTCTTCCTCGCCCTCCAGCGGTTCATCTACAGCGGCTTCTCGGCCGGCGCCACGAAGTGA
- a CDS encoding carbohydrate ABC transporter permease, with translation MTALQKDRGPGSPVAAGPDAPPDAAPPVRTPRGRGTRRYWWFTPWLYLLAPLVLLVTFTYLPIADMLGYSFTDWDGISPTHENVGAENYTDLFTRPELFKVFLVSGVYLVASFVQIAAALYFATVLSFKARFRNLFKGILFFPYLINGVAIGFVFLYFFQPGGTLDSLLQVVGLHGHHLWLGDPDLVNKSLAGVSVWRYTGLNMVLFLGAIQSIPPHLYEAAALDGANSWQRFRHIIAPSIKPIISLSVILAISGSLAVFEIPYVMTGGANGSETFVIQTVKLAFKFDKVGLASASAVVLLVLILIVTWIQRRLVPEERVELS, from the coding sequence ATGACTGCACTGCAGAAGGACAGAGGGCCGGGATCGCCCGTGGCGGCCGGCCCGGACGCACCGCCCGACGCCGCCCCGCCGGTCCGCACACCACGGGGCCGTGGCACCCGCCGCTACTGGTGGTTCACGCCCTGGCTCTACCTGCTGGCGCCGCTGGTGCTGCTGGTGACGTTCACCTACCTGCCGATCGCGGACATGCTCGGCTACAGCTTCACCGACTGGGACGGCATCAGCCCCACCCACGAGAACGTCGGCGCGGAGAACTACACCGACCTGTTCACCCGCCCGGAGCTGTTCAAGGTCTTCCTGGTCAGCGGCGTCTACCTGGTCGCCTCCTTCGTGCAGATCGCCGCCGCGCTCTACTTCGCCACCGTGCTGAGCTTCAAGGCCCGCTTCCGGAACCTGTTCAAGGGCATCCTGTTCTTCCCGTACCTGATCAACGGCGTCGCGATCGGGTTCGTGTTCCTCTACTTCTTCCAGCCCGGGGGCACGCTCGACTCGCTGCTGCAGGTGGTCGGCCTGCACGGCCACCACCTGTGGCTCGGCGATCCGGATCTGGTCAACAAGTCCCTGGCCGGGGTGTCGGTCTGGCGCTACACGGGCCTGAACATGGTGCTGTTCCTCGGCGCGATCCAGTCCATCCCGCCACACCTGTACGAGGCCGCGGCGCTGGACGGCGCGAACAGCTGGCAGCGGTTCCGGCACATCATCGCCCCGAGCATCAAACCGATCATCAGCCTGAGCGTCATCCTGGCGATCTCCGGTTCGCTGGCGGTCTTCGAGATCCCGTACGTCATGACGGGCGGCGCCAACGGCAGCGAGACGTTCGTCATCCAGACGGTCAAGCTGGCCTTCAAGTTCGACAAGGTCGGCCTGGCGTCCGCCTCCGCCGTCGTCCTCCTGGTCCTGATCCTGATCGTGACCTGGATCCAGCGCCGGCTCGTGCCGGAGGAGAGGGTCGAACTCTCGTGA
- a CDS encoding ABC transporter substrate-binding protein, which translates to MRRGWMAVAAATMVVLTACSSGGGSSSSAATAAADPAKVSGDITVLTNRTDQVTDGTLKKYADEFTKLYPNVKVKFEGITDYEGEVKIRMNTENYGDVLLIPQSLSVSRYPTFFSSLGDASDLSRTFDWTDYANVGGKVYGLANIGVATGLVYNKAVWQQAGITDWPTSQQAFIDDLKAVKARTQATPYYTNYHDGWPLRQWTDSVGVPSCDSKAKDALATTAEPWAAGKDLNAIDGLLYSAVHEKLTEDDPTTTNWENSKTLLGTGKVATMALGSWAIPQIQAAAKAAGQNPDDIGYMPFPQASSDGKLCSVVQPDYKYAVNTHSSHKEAARAWIDWFITKSGSAQAEEAISSVKGTALPSTLKPFEDKGVRMIPQAQEQSAVVSKIDKGAEIGLDTPDYRQKLVDIARGAAPGDRNSYFAELDKKWSESQKTVAG; encoded by the coding sequence ATGCGCAGAGGATGGATGGCTGTGGCGGCCGCGACCATGGTTGTGCTCACTGCCTGTAGCAGTGGCGGCGGGAGCTCCTCCTCCGCCGCGACCGCGGCCGCCGATCCGGCGAAGGTGTCCGGTGACATCACGGTGCTGACCAACCGGACCGACCAGGTCACGGACGGCACGCTGAAGAAGTACGCCGACGAGTTCACCAAGCTCTACCCGAACGTCAAGGTGAAGTTCGAGGGGATCACCGACTACGAGGGCGAAGTCAAGATCCGGATGAACACCGAGAACTACGGTGACGTCCTGCTGATCCCCCAGAGCCTGTCCGTCAGCCGGTATCCGACCTTCTTCTCCTCGCTGGGCGACGCCTCCGACCTCTCCAGGACCTTCGACTGGACCGACTACGCGAACGTCGGCGGCAAGGTGTACGGCCTCGCCAACATCGGCGTGGCGACCGGCCTGGTCTACAACAAGGCGGTCTGGCAGCAGGCCGGCATCACCGACTGGCCCACCTCGCAGCAGGCGTTCATCGACGACCTGAAGGCCGTCAAGGCCAGGACGCAGGCCACCCCGTACTACACGAACTACCACGACGGCTGGCCGCTGCGGCAGTGGACGGACTCCGTCGGCGTGCCCAGCTGCGACAGCAAGGCCAAGGACGCGCTGGCCACCACCGCCGAGCCGTGGGCGGCCGGAAAGGACCTCAACGCGATCGACGGCCTGCTGTACAGCGCCGTCCACGAGAAGCTCACCGAGGACGACCCGACGACGACCAACTGGGAGAACTCCAAGACCCTGCTCGGCACCGGCAAGGTCGCCACGATGGCGCTCGGCTCCTGGGCGATCCCGCAGATCCAGGCCGCCGCCAAGGCCGCCGGGCAGAACCCGGACGACATCGGCTACATGCCGTTCCCGCAGGCGTCCTCGGACGGGAAGCTGTGCAGTGTCGTGCAGCCGGACTACAAGTACGCCGTCAACACGCACTCCAGCCACAAGGAGGCGGCGCGGGCCTGGATCGACTGGTTCATCACCAAGTCCGGGAGCGCCCAGGCGGAGGAAGCCATCTCCTCGGTCAAGGGCACCGCGCTGCCGTCCACCCTCAAGCCCTTCGAGGACAAGGGCGTGAGGATGATCCCGCAGGCGCAGGAGCAGTCCGCCGTCGTCAGCAAGATCGACAAGGGGGCGGAGATCGGCCTGGACACCCCCGACTACCGCCAGAAGCTGGTCGACATCGCCCGCGGCGCGGCCCCCGGCGACCGGAACAGCTACTTCGCGGAGCTGGACAAGAAGTGGTCCGAGTCGCAGAAGACGGTCGCAGGCTGA